A segment of the Chlorogloeopsis sp. ULAP01 genome:
CAGGAAGAAGTCATCCCACTAGCTAGTGTGTAACGTAAAACTAATGCTGTTGCATATAACGTTGCTGGACGGGAAATATCAAAATGAGATTACAGGGTGTAATTTTAGATATAGATGGAACACTTGTTCTTAGTAATGATGCTCATGCTCAAGCCTGGGTTGAGGCTTTTAAAAAGTTTGGTCATCAGATCGAGTTTGAACAAGTTCGGCCTATGATTGGGATGGGAGGCGATCAAATTATTCCTAAGTTGATTCCAGGGCTTTCTAGTGAGGAAGGCGAGGGAAAAAAAATTGCCAATTCTCGCAAAGAACTTTTTCTTGATAAATATGCATCAAATCTCACTCCTGCCAAGGGAGCACGAGAGCTATTGTTGAAGATGCAGGAGCAAGGTTTACGCCTAGTTGTAGCCACTTCAGCCAAAAGTGAAGAACTTTCTGTCTTACTGAAAATTGCTGAAATAGATGATTTGCTTGAGGAAACCACAACATCAAGTGATGCAGACTCTTCTAAGCCAGATCCTGATATAGTCAAAGCTGCTCTGAGTAAATCCCAGTTGCAGCCCGATCAAGTTGTTATGCTTGGCGATACTCCGTACGATATCCAGTCAGCAAATAAAGTAGGAGTAGATGTAATCGCCTTTCGTTGTGGGGGTTTTGACGATACTCAACTTGCAAAGGCAATAGCTATCTACGACACTCCTGCTGACTTGTTGGCACAATACGACAACTCACCCCTAAGCTAAAAAAAGCGATGATTGAGAACTTACTCTCCCAGAAGCCCTGCGGATGTTTACGCTTTACGCTTACGAGAGCCAGAGGTTCTAGTTCTCGTTACCAGGTTAAACCTGGTAACGAAGGTTTCGAGGCTTCGCCTCCAGGCTGGTGAAAGATGTAAACGAAGAAACCCTAATCATCGCCTAACTAGCTCGACAAATTCCAGATAAACTTCCCACCTCAATCATCGAACTATACAGCACCAGGGCCTCTTCCGCGTTTGTCGCTCTCCATTGTTAGTTCGCCTTCTTTGTCTTCGTTTACCTCTGTTAGTTCTTCAACCCGATTTGCAGTATCTTCTTGTACTTCTTGGCGTGCATCACCCGGTACTTCGTAGTACATTTCTGGTTCAACCGCATAGTTGTTTAACAAACCTTCTTTGTCTACTGTATAACCGTCTGTTGTCCTGATGCTGTCGCCAGGATGAGTTTGATCGTCAGTAGATGCACCTGCTTCTCTTTGTTCTGTGGGGAGTGTTTTGTAAAGTTCTCCTTCTCTTTCTTTACGGGCAGCAGTTTCAGCAGGAATTATATGTCTGTCGTATTCATCTACCTTAGCGCGATCGGAGCTATCTACTGCTTTGTTATAATTTTCGTTAGCCATAATTTTTTATTCTCCTAAAAAATCTACTCAAATCATTCTCAATTTCGAGAACTAGATTAGGTTTTTTGGTAATATGAAATCCACTGTCTTAAGGAGTGTTTTAATTACGAAGACTAATTATTTAATCTATCTTTCGATATACCTATGGATAAGAATGTGGATAAGAATATCGTTATGATGTAATTGTTTTTGACTTCATATGGCTTTTTTCATGAAACATTAAAATTTATTTTTAAACAAAAAAGAATTATTTATTTTTTTTATATTAATTAATCAATTAAAAAATTGGTCAGGTATAAATTCTTTTATACCTGACCTGAAACACTCAACTAAATAAAGAAGTGTAAACACAGAAACTTCCTTTCCAAAGCATATGCTCTGGCACACAAAAGATAATTTGAGAATAGCTCCACAGAGAGAAGTTTTAAGATATTTATGAGAAATTCTTCTCCTAATAAGCGGAAAGTTTATAGCTATATGGCGAAACGAGATTTTGTTTTTGAGCTTACTGCTACCCTAGAATCTGTTTTTTAACTAAATCAATTTCCGCAACTAATTCCCGTCTAGTTGAAGTTTTGAGTAGATAACGAAAAGTAAACCAACTTGCGTAACTAATTCCTATCAACTCAAATAGCGGTTGTGCAAGTGGAATATCGTTAACTGCGTCCAACATTGCCAAAATAACTTTGATTGAAACAAGTGCTACCAAAACCCAACCTAAACTGAACAGAGGTTGCTTGTATGTGTTAAAAAATTTTTCTAGATATTCAGGAAATTTCTCAAAAAAATCTGCGATTATTCTATTAATTTGCTGCCATTGGTTTTCAGGGGATTGAGCTGGCGGTAGCATGGGTAAGTTTTGAGTGTCTGTACCTTCGATTGCAGCTACATCGCTTGGTGAGGCAATTTCTTCGTATTGTATTTTTTCGGTTTCCATATATCTCCTATTTTTGTAATAAAAGCTAAATTATCATGAAACAATTTTATTTATATCACTTAATATTGTTATTTCGACATTAGTGTACCTTCTTTTCATCAAACTTTTGACAGAATGTTTATCTCTATCCTAAGTAATATTGATTTGTAGTAAATCCCGTAAAGCAAGTAAAAAGTACCAAAATTTAGAGTATATAAAATTACAAAAATATGATACAAAAAAAGACTTATAAAGTATAAATTAAACCGAGTCTACGCAAAGGCTGTGTAGGCTCGGCTGTAAAAATATTTATTTTCCTTGGTTTAGCGGGAAGTTTGTTGAAATTATTTACGTTTAGTTGTAAATGTTGTAGTAAACATCATCAGTAGCCCGCCGATGATAATTAAAATTGCTACTCCCCCTGTGATCAAATCCAAAAGATTGCTGTTGTCCATAATTATTTGTCCTGAATCAATAGTCAAATGACTATTGATTAATTTAAAAATCTACTCCACGCTTAAGTTCTACGCCTTGATTTGCATAGTGCTTATGGCAGTATACCTCAGAGTGAATGCTTGCCAAATCGAAATATGCGGGTTGATTTTGGCAACGACCGGTGATAATGATTTCGGTGTGAGGGGGTTTGCGGAGTAAGGTTTGAACAATTGGTTCTACAGGGAGTAGTTCTAAGTCAACAGTAGGATTAAGTTCATCGAGGATGATGGTTTTATACAACCCGGAAGCGATCGCTGTTTTGGCAATTTCCCAACCCCGCTCGGCTTCTACGTAATCTAATTCTTGTCGGGAGTTGCGCCAGACAATGGCATCTCTTCCGCAACGTTGGTGATCTACTACATCTGGATAAGACTGTTGCAAAGCTGCCAGAGCTGCGTCTTCTGTGTAACCAGTACCGCCTTTGAGCCACTGCATGATTAATACACGGGTAGAACCTGGATGATTAATTCCTCTACCAATGGCTTGTAAAGCTTTACCCAAGGCACTAGTAGATTTTCCTTTACCTGCACCAGTATAGATTTCTATACCTTTTATTCCCTGTGCTTTGGCGATCGCGTGGTGATGGGGTTTCATTTCTGAGTGCAAATCCGCAATATCAAGTAACTGTTGCGGCGTACCACGCCCGGTAGCAATAATTTCTAATTCGTGGGGTTTAGATTTAAGTATCCGCACTACCTCATCTGTTGGCAGTAAACCCAAATCCAGAACAGGGTTAATTTCATCTAAGACAACAACTGAATACAAACCAGAGGCGATCGCGCCTTTTGCTACATCCCAGCCCCGTGCTGCCTCATCTTTATCAAAAGGGGTAATTTCTTCTGGACCAAAAAATTCTGCTCTGCCAGTGCGGACTTGGTCGATCAAATGAGGAAATCCTCGCTGTAAAGCAGTAATAGCCCCATCTTCATCATAATCCCGTTCTGGCCCTTTTAAAAACCGCAGCAGCAATACACGGTTAGAATTGCTCGGTGTATTTATCCCCAAGCCAATTGAGCGCAAAACGACTCCTAAAGCAGCTTGAGATTTACCTTTGCCTGCACCATCGTAAACGTGAATTTGTCCTGTAACCCGTTGTTGACGCACTTGTGCTGTGCGAATCCCGATGCCGTTCCTTGTCATCTCACTAAAAGCTCTAGAGTAGCAGTCTTTAATCTTACCCAAGGTTTTACCGAATCAGCTAGGGATGCTTGAACAGAAGCCAGCGCCGTGGTGAGCCAGCGCTCTTGGAGGGTTTCCAACGGACTGTCCTCCTCCACAGGCGACTGCTGTAGACACGTAGACGGACGTAGTCCGGCTTCTCGCAGAGTAGTGGATAAGCGAAAGTAAGGGTTCCCCGGCATAAAGGAACTGGCGTAGACGTGGCGTAGACGCCCGTAGACGCAAAGCGGCTTGCCGCAGGCTAGGGCGGCTTCAAGGTAGAGTACCCGAAGGGCTTCCGTAGGTAGCGACTGGCGTGAGTGAATAGGGCAAGGGACATAGAAAAAATCCAATTCCCGATCCGCTTGCTTGGCGCACCCTAAATAGGCCACGATCAACAAGTACTTATGTCATCAAATCAAGATTTAGTAATATTTTATGAAGTGGTCTCTCCAAGGAAAATGGATAGCAGGAGGATTTTGCTTAACTCTTTTATTAATGGGGTTAGTTAGCTTCGCTTCATATAAAAACACAATAGAACTTAGAGAAAGTGCTGATAGAGTACAGCATACTTATGAAACCCTCAATACTCTGACAGACTTCTATGCTAATATGGCAGTTGCCGAATCGGGGCGGCGGGGATATATATTTTTAGGAAGCAAACAAGAGTTAGAGCGTCATCAAATTGCAGTTAAAAATATGCAATTTGAAATTCAGGCTCTTCGCAATCAAATACATCCAAGCTCCAGTCAACTACAGCGATTGGTGTTGCTCAACTCCCTGATGAATCAAAGATTCGCTTTATTCAATCAATCAATTGAACTATATCAAAAAAATAAATTAGCATTTCAAGCTCAAGATTTAATCACGGAAAAAAGTGTTAAAGTCAGAGAAGAAATGCTCATAGTGTTATCAAATATAAAAGCAGAAGAGCAACGTTATCTAAGAATTTCTCTCCAAGAGTCTCAAACTTCCATTCACTATAGAATCATATTTGAAATTCTGGGTACCTTGTTAAGTTTTGTAGTTGTTTCAAGTTTATGTTTTATCCTTTATCGTCAATGGATAAAGCGTGAAAAGATTGAAAAGCTTGAACGTTCTCTTGCTCAAGAAAAAGAATTAAGTGAACTGAAGCTACAACTTTTTTCAATGATTTCTCATGAATTTCGTACACCTTTAAGTGTAATTTTACTCTCGTCTCAATTGCTGAAGGAAATTCTACAGGATTTAGTTGATGAAATCCAATTAAAAAATTTATATAGGATTCAATCTTCGGCGAAATTAATGAATCAATTAATTACAGATCTATTGACATTAAATAGAGCAGAGGCAGGTAAATTAGAGTTTAATCCTCAATTAATAAATGTAGAAAGTTTTTGCTTAAACTTATTAGAAGATTTACAGTTCTTTGCTATACAGCCACCTGCCTTAAAGTTTATTAAGTATGGTTATTGTTCTCGTGCAAAAGTGGATGAAAAGCTTTTATACTCTATTTTGAGTAACTTGCTTTTGAATGCAATTAAGTATTCACCACATGGAGGCAATATATACTTAATTTTAAACTGTGAACAAGAAGCCACTATTTTCCAAGTAAAAGATGAAGGAATAGGTATTACACCAGAAGATAAACAGAAAATTTATGAACCATTATATCGAGGTCAAAATGTTGAAAACATTATCGGAACTGGTTTGGGATTAGCTGTTGTTAAAAAGTGTGTGGAACTTCACCAAGGAGAGATTGATGTAGAAAGCGAAGTCGGTATTGGAACAACATTTACTGTTAGAATTCCTCACACTATTGGTGCAGTGGTTTAAGTATCTTTTTTTCGTTTGTCATTAATGGTTTGATATTTAACACAGGAGTGATGAGAAAAAATGGCAATTCATTTACAGCAAGCTTTGGAAGTTGGTAAATATTTGGTTGCTCAACGTTTGAAAGGACGTAAACGCTACCCTTTAGTTTTGATGTTGGAACCTCTGTTCCGTTGTAACCTTGCCTGTTCTGGCTGTGGTAAAATCCAACATCCCCCTGAAGTGCTTAAAAAGCATCTGACTCCAGAACAATGCTTTGCAGCTGCCGAACAATGTGGTGCTCCTATAGTGTCTATCCCAGGAGGAGAACCTTTGCTGCATCCCCAGATTGATGAAATTGTGCGGGGATTGATTGAGCGCAAGAAGTTCGTTTATCTATGTACTAATGGCTTGTTGTTAGAAAAGAGCCTGGAAAAATTTCAACCATCTCCTTACCTAACTTTCAGTGTTCATCTCGACGGAATGCGGGAGTGGCACGATCGCTGTGTGGATCGTAAAGGTGTTTTTGATATTGCAGTTCAAGCTATACGCGCTGCAAAAGCCAAAGGATTTCGCGTTACTACTAACACTACTATCTTTGAAGGTGCCGATCCTCAACAAATGCAGGAGTTTTTTGACTTCCTGAATACGCTTGATATTGACGGCATGATGATTTCCCCTGGCTACAGTTACGAATTAGCACCAGATCAGGAGCATTTTCTCAAGCGCGAGCAAACACGCGCACTCTTCCGGGAGATTTTAGCTCCGTATAAAGCTGGTACAAAAAATTGGAATTTCAACCACAACCCACTGTTTTTAGATTTTCTGACTGGTGAAAAAGACTACGAATGCACACCTTGGGGAAGTCCGAGTTATAGTGTTTTTGGTTGGCAAAAACCTTGCTACTTGCTCAATGAAGGACATTACGCTACCTTTGAAGAATTACTCGAAAAAACTGACTGGAGTAAATACGGACGTGCTAGCGGCAATCCTAAATGTGGAGATTGTATGGTGCATTGTGGTTATGAACCAACCGCAGCAACAGATGCCATGCAACCAACTAATATTGGGCGATCGGTGATGACGCTGTTGGGTATGGGGAATTAATCGTCGCGATCGCATCCACAAAATGTCTGTCTACGAGCAGTATGAGTATTGGCGAGGATGATATCTTTAGCACCTACCACATCTACTGCTCTGTACTTTTGTTCACGCCTGATAAACTCTTCCTTTCCAAGCACCACCTCGCCCTTGCCAATGACGTATTGCGGAATCTACTGTCATGAGTGTATAAACAAAAGCAATCCCCGGCAAACATAAAGCCAGCCAAGAAGAACATTTATAAAAGCGAATTATTGGTAAGTAGGTTAGCGACATCAAAAGCCATGCTGATAAACCTATTGCTGCCAGCAAATAATTACCTGTTAAGCAGCCCATCAATAAACTTAAAGGCGGAACAATGTAAACTAAGGTCATCCCAAACACAGTTCCAGCTAACAACAGAGGCGAATAGTTGAGTTGAGTAAAGGCAGTGCGGGCAACCATATCCCAGATTGTACCGAGGGAAGGATAAGGACGCAAGCTGCGAGCTAGTTCGCTAAGTCCTAACCAAATACGCCGATTACCACTTGATTTGACTGCATGAGCAAGGGCGCAATCATCAATTAACGCTTGCCGAATGACTTGTATACCCCCAATCCGCTTTAGCGCTTCTTTGCGAATGAGGATACAACCTCCGGCAGCAGCAGCAGTTGATTTGTTTGGATTATTAACCCAGCGAAATGGATAAAGTTTTTGAAAGAAAAAAACAAAAGCTGGGATCAAAAGTTTTTCCCACATATTTTCACATCGCAATTGCACCATCACGGAAACTAGCTCTAAATCTTCCTGTTGTGCCTTTGCAACCAATTGGTGAAGATTTGCTGATTCGTGTTCAATATCTGCATCAGTGAACAAAAAGTAGTCTGGTTCTGGTAGAGATTTGGACTGGAGCGTTTCTATTGCTGTTTGTACACCTTGCTCCATTGCCCACAGTTTACCTGTCCACCCGGAAGGTAATGGTTTGGCAGTAATAATTTGTAACTGATTGTCTTTGTGCAATACTTCGGCAGTTTGTTTGGCAACTTTGGCAGTTTCATCTGTACTGCGATCGTCAACTAGAACAATGGTAAAAAAGCCCGGATATTCCTGAGTTAAAAGCGATCGCAAGGTGATTGGCAGTAAATCTGCTTCGTTACGTGCAGGAATGACAGCACAAACGGATGGCAATCGTTCATCCGTTGTTTGTGCAACTTCTATTTGCCGATCTATTTGCCAAAATTGTCCTCGCCAAATTAGTAATCCTATCCAAATCAATAAGGATAGAAATGCCAGACTTAATTCAACTGCTGCCATAACCTTACTGAGAAAAAACTTTACATCCTGCTACATTTCAACTATGTTGTTATTAAAAGCATACATGGTAGAAGGAATATCAGTCATACTTTAATTAAAGTCTTGCATTGATGTATAGTAGTTTAAATCATAGCCGTTATCTTTCAAACAGACAAATTTAATTATTTCATCTGCCTAAGCTTGAACATTATTTACTTAGGTATACAAAGGTGTTTATTATTCAATAATATTTTTATTTATTCATCAAATCTTCAGAGAAAATCAAACAATGTTTTTGCAGTTATGATATCAGAATATAGTATATTAATGAAAAATTAAAATTTTCAGCAAATAAATATTTTCAGATAACTATTTGCTTGAGATTTGCTCAATGCTTTTAATACCGAAGACAGAAAATCTATAGAAACAGTTGCTAAATTGACTAAATTTTTGGTAACAACATCCAGTCATCTATTCAGCAAAACCTAATTAAAAGTTATTCCATGCAAACTGAAAACAGGGTTACCTTATCAAAAGTCCCAGAAGCGATCGCTACAAGCCAGAATTATCTGCTGTCAATTCAAAATCCTAGTGGGTACTGGTGGGCTGAGTTAGAATCTAATGTCACCATCACTGCTGAGGTAGTGCTACTTCATAAAATTTGGGGAACGGATTGCTCTAGATCCTTGCACAAAGTTGAAACATATCTGCGTTCTCAACAACGACAACACGGTGGTTGGGAACTTTTTTATGGAGATGGAGGTGAGCTCAGTACTTCAGTAGAGGCATACATGGCTTTGAAGTTGTTGGACGTATCCGAAAACGATCCAGCAATGATTAAGGCGCGGGAGTTTATCTTAGAGCGAGGCGGTATAAGTAAAACTCGCATTTTTACTAAATTACATCTGGCTCTGATTGGATGCTATAGCTGGGAAGGCATTCCCTCACTGCCACCTTGGGTAATGTTGCTGCCAGAGAATTTTCTATTTAACATCTATGAAATGTCAAGTTGGGCGCGTTCAAGCACTGTGCCGTTACTGATTGTGTGCGATCGCAAACCCATCTATAAAGTAGAACCTGCGATTACTTTAAACGAACTATATGCAGAAGGTGCCGAGCAAGTTAAGTTTACATTACCCAGTAAGGGGGATTGGACAGATTTATTTATTAATCTTGACAATGCGTTTAAATTTGCAGAAAAACTCAACTTAGTGCCTTTTCGTCAAGAAGGTATTAACGCTGCCGAGCGGTGGATTTTAGAACGGCAAGAAGCAACAGGCGACTGGGGAGGCATCATTCCGGCAATGCTGAATTCACTGTTAGCGTTGCGAAGCTTAGATTATGATGTCAACGATCCAATTGTTGTCAGAGGACTCGAAGCGGTTGATAATTTTACCATTGAAACAGAAGATAGTTATCGAGTTCAGCCTTGTATTTCTCCAGTTTGGGATACAGCTTGGGCAATCAGAGCGCTAGTTGATTCTGGCTTATCACCAAATCATCCAGCTTTGGTGAAAGCTGGAGAATGGCTGTTGAGCAAGCAAATTCTAGACTACGGTGATTGGGCAATTAAAAATCGGCAGGGAAAACCAGGGGCATGGGCATTTGAATTTGACAATCGCTTTTATCCTGATGTCGATGATACTGCTGTCGTGGTGATGGCGCTAAATGCTGTTCATCTTCCTAATGAAAAACTCAAGCACAGAGCGATCGCTCGCGCCGTAAATTGGATTGCTTCTATGCAATGTCAGGCAGGCGGTTGGGCTGCTTTTGATTTAAACAACGATCAAGATTGGCTGAACCTGATCCCCTACGGCGATCTCAAAGCCATGATCGATCCCAACACTGCTGATGTCACTGCCAGAGTCTTAGAAATGGTGGGTAGTTGTAATTTATCAATGGATGCATACAACCTCAAGCGGGCAATTAACTATCTAATCAAAGAGCAAGAGCAACAAGGGTGTTGGTTTGGTCGTTGGGGAGTAAATTATATTTATGGCACAAGCGGTGTGTTATCTGCTTTATCTGTCATTGCTCCTCA
Coding sequences within it:
- a CDS encoding HAD family hydrolase, with translation MRLQGVILDIDGTLVLSNDAHAQAWVEAFKKFGHQIEFEQVRPMIGMGGDQIIPKLIPGLSSEEGEGKKIANSRKELFLDKYASNLTPAKGARELLLKMQEQGLRLVVATSAKSEELSVLLKIAEIDDLLEETTTSSDADSSKPDPDIVKAALSKSQLQPDQVVMLGDTPYDIQSANKVGVDVIAFRCGGFDDTQLAKAIAIYDTPADLLAQYDNSPLS
- a CDS encoding CAAD domain-containing protein, translating into METEKIQYEEIASPSDVAAIEGTDTQNLPMLPPAQSPENQWQQINRIIADFFEKFPEYLEKFFNTYKQPLFSLGWVLVALVSIKVILAMLDAVNDIPLAQPLFELIGISYASWFTFRYLLKTSTRRELVAEIDLVKKQILG
- a CDS encoding cob(I)yrinic acid a,c-diamide adenosyltransferase; this encodes MTRNGIGIRTAQVRQQRVTGQIHVYDGAGKGKSQAALGVVLRSIGLGINTPSNSNRVLLLRFLKGPERDYDEDGAITALQRGFPHLIDQVRTGRAEFFGPEEITPFDKDEAARGWDVAKGAIASGLYSVVVLDEINPVLDLGLLPTDEVVRILKSKPHELEIIATGRGTPQQLLDIADLHSEMKPHHHAIAKAQGIKGIEIYTGAGKGKSTSALGKALQAIGRGINHPGSTRVLIMQWLKGGTGYTEDAALAALQQSYPDVVDHQRCGRDAIVWRNSRQELDYVEAERGWEIAKTAIASGLYKTIILDELNPTVDLELLPVEPIVQTLLRKPPHTEIIITGRCQNQPAYFDLASIHSEVYCHKHYANQGVELKRGVDF
- a CDS encoding ATP-binding protein, which translates into the protein MKWSLQGKWIAGGFCLTLLLMGLVSFASYKNTIELRESADRVQHTYETLNTLTDFYANMAVAESGRRGYIFLGSKQELERHQIAVKNMQFEIQALRNQIHPSSSQLQRLVLLNSLMNQRFALFNQSIELYQKNKLAFQAQDLITEKSVKVREEMLIVLSNIKAEEQRYLRISLQESQTSIHYRIIFEILGTLLSFVVVSSLCFILYRQWIKREKIEKLERSLAQEKELSELKLQLFSMISHEFRTPLSVILLSSQLLKEILQDLVDEIQLKNLYRIQSSAKLMNQLITDLLTLNRAEAGKLEFNPQLINVESFCLNLLEDLQFFAIQPPALKFIKYGYCSRAKVDEKLLYSILSNLLLNAIKYSPHGGNIYLILNCEQEATIFQVKDEGIGITPEDKQKIYEPLYRGQNVENIIGTGLGLAVVKKCVELHQGEIDVESEVGIGTTFTVRIPHTIGAVV
- the hpnH gene encoding adenosyl-hopene transferase HpnH, coding for MAIHLQQALEVGKYLVAQRLKGRKRYPLVLMLEPLFRCNLACSGCGKIQHPPEVLKKHLTPEQCFAAAEQCGAPIVSIPGGEPLLHPQIDEIVRGLIERKKFVYLCTNGLLLEKSLEKFQPSPYLTFSVHLDGMREWHDRCVDRKGVFDIAVQAIRAAKAKGFRVTTNTTIFEGADPQQMQEFFDFLNTLDIDGMMISPGYSYELAPDQEHFLKREQTRALFREILAPYKAGTKNWNFNHNPLFLDFLTGEKDYECTPWGSPSYSVFGWQKPCYLLNEGHYATFEELLEKTDWSKYGRASGNPKCGDCMVHCGYEPTAATDAMQPTNIGRSVMTLLGMGN
- a CDS encoding glycosyltransferase; the protein is MAAVELSLAFLSLLIWIGLLIWRGQFWQIDRQIEVAQTTDERLPSVCAVIPARNEADLLPITLRSLLTQEYPGFFTIVLVDDRSTDETAKVAKQTAEVLHKDNQLQIITAKPLPSGWTGKLWAMEQGVQTAIETLQSKSLPEPDYFLFTDADIEHESANLHQLVAKAQQEDLELVSVMVQLRCENMWEKLLIPAFVFFFQKLYPFRWVNNPNKSTAAAAGGCILIRKEALKRIGGIQVIRQALIDDCALAHAVKSSGNRRIWLGLSELARSLRPYPSLGTIWDMVARTAFTQLNYSPLLLAGTVFGMTLVYIVPPLSLLMGCLTGNYLLAAIGLSAWLLMSLTYLPIIRFYKCSSWLALCLPGIAFVYTLMTVDSAIRHWQGRGGAWKGRVYQA
- the shc gene encoding squalene--hopene cyclase, whose product is MQTENRVTLSKVPEAIATSQNYLLSIQNPSGYWWAELESNVTITAEVVLLHKIWGTDCSRSLHKVETYLRSQQRQHGGWELFYGDGGELSTSVEAYMALKLLDVSENDPAMIKAREFILERGGISKTRIFTKLHLALIGCYSWEGIPSLPPWVMLLPENFLFNIYEMSSWARSSTVPLLIVCDRKPIYKVEPAITLNELYAEGAEQVKFTLPSKGDWTDLFINLDNAFKFAEKLNLVPFRQEGINAAERWILERQEATGDWGGIIPAMLNSLLALRSLDYDVNDPIVVRGLEAVDNFTIETEDSYRVQPCISPVWDTAWAIRALVDSGLSPNHPALVKAGEWLLSKQILDYGDWAIKNRQGKPGAWAFEFDNRFYPDVDDTAVVVMALNAVHLPNEKLKHRAIARAVNWIASMQCQAGGWAAFDLNNDQDWLNLIPYGDLKAMIDPNTADVTARVLEMVGSCNLSMDAYNLKRAINYLIKEQEQQGCWFGRWGVNYIYGTSGVLSALSVIAPQTYQNNIEKGAAWLIECQNPDGGWGETCRSYDDPNLKGKGRSTASQTAWALIGLIAAGKATNKFAKPALEKGINYLLTTQQADGTWDEADFTGTGFPCHFYLKYHLYQQYFPLIALSQYQTLFEH